A stretch of DNA from Halobacillus litoralis:
ATGGGATGGCGAAAGCAATCTTATCTGATGATTTACACCAACAGTTGTTGAGTAACCGTGAAGTGGATGTATCCTACGGTATTGCAGGCGTTTCGAGGTTTCGTATTAATATTTACTATCAAAGAAATTGCCTTTCGATGGCGGTCAGGATTGTTCCCCGGGAAATCCCTTCAATTGAAGACCTTCATATGCCGCAAGTATTAAAGAAAATCAGCGGCTATGCCCAAGGTCTTGTTCTTGTCACAGGTCCTACAGGATCAGGGAAATCGACGACGCTCGCTTCAATGGTTGATTACATAAACCAATCCGCCCGCAAACATATCATCACCTTAGAGGATCCAATTGAGTACACCCATAACCATAAGAACTGCATTGTCGATCAGCGGGAAGTCGGGTTTGATACGAGGAATTTTGCAAATGGATTACGTTCTTGTCTTCGTCAGGATCCTGATGTCATTTTGGTTGGGGAGCTTCGGGACTTTGAAACAATTTCGACAGCACTGACGGCTGCAGAAACCGGTCATCTGGTATTTGGAACCTTACATACGACCAATGCACCAGATACGATTGACAGAATCATTGATGTATTTCCGCCCAATCAACAAGGGCAGGTAAGGGTACAGCTTGCAAACGTCTTACAGGCAATTGTCTCCCAGCGCTTATTCCGCCGTCTGGATAAACAGGGAAGAAGAGCTGCGGTTGAGGTTCTGTTGAATACACCAGCGGTCAAAAATCTGATTAGAAACGAAAAGATACATCAAATAGAAAATGTCATGCAAACGTCCGGGGCTCAGCACATGCAGACGTTGGAGATGTCGATCCAGGAATTGCTGAGAGAAAAAGTCATTGATGAACGTGATGCGGCTCCATATATGAAGGAAGGGGGCTTTTAGCATGCCCTATTATTCCTATCAAGGACGCAGCCTACTTGGCAAAGCTCAAAAGGGCAGGCTGCGTGCAAATTCTAGAAAAGAAGCGGTCATGTCATTAAAAGAGCGGGGTATTACCATTTCGGAAATTAAAGAAATCGATAGTATCTTCCTAAAAGATATTCAAATAGGAAACCCGGTAAAGCCTAAGGATTTTGTTATTTACTTGAGGCAATTTTCTACGCTCATGAGAGCCGGAATTTCTTTGCTTGAGTCGACAAAAATTCTTGCAAAACAATCAAATAGCCGGGCGTTAAGTGAAGCGCTCTATGATATCAGTGAGCAATTAGAAAGTGGGCGCTCTTTTTCTGAAGCAGCTGGTTCCCATTCGAAAATCTTTTCGAACCTATTCATCAATATGGTACGAGCGGGCGAAGTTGGAGGTAATCTTGACGACATCCTGGAACGTTTAGCTGTTTATTATGAAAAACAATACGATACAAGACAGAAAATCATATCCGCATTAACCTACCCACTTGTGGTTGGTCTGATAGCCATTGGCATCGTCATTTTTCTGTTAACCTTCGTAGTACCGAGGTTTGCAAGTATGTTCGACACAATGGGAGGAGAGCTTCCATGGATCACTCAATTGACGCTTAGTATGAGCCAGTTTTTCCAAAACTATTGGTATGCGGCCATCCTTATCCCGGCGCTGTTTATTGTCATATTTAAACTGCTCGTAGATAGAAATCCAAAGCTCCAATATACAGTGGATGTACTGAAGCTTAAAATTCCTGTTTTCGGTCCATTGATACAAAAAGCCGCCCTGGTACGCATGACAAGTACACTGAGTTCTTTAATGAATAGTTCCGTTCCTATATTAAAATCTCTACAAGTGACACAAAATGTCGTAGAAAATAAAGTAGTGGAACGAGCAATCATGAATAGTTACAAATCGTTGGAAAAAGGAAACAACCTCTCCGATCCATTACGGCAGTATCCGATTTTCCCACCATTAGTGATACAGATGATGGCTGTAGGGGAGGAAACAGGTTCTCTCGATTACATGCTTTCAAAGGTGGCTGAATTCTACGAATCTGAACTTGAATATACGACAGACCGATTAAAAACGTTGATTGAGCCATTAATGATCTTAGTCCTCGCACTTGTCGTCGGAGGTATAGTTGCGGCTATCGCTGTGCCGATGTTTTCGATTTTCGACACGATCAATTAAGTTTTTGTAAGAATGTGCAAAAATGCTAGTTTGCAAACTTTTTATCCTTTATAATGAACATAGGACATTTTGCTAATGAAAAAAGTAGTACATATCCGTTAGCAGAAAATCGAAAGTACTACAAAAGGGGAGAGAAAATGAAGAAGTTAAGAGAAATGTTAAAGAATGAGAAAGGTTTCACGTTGATTGAGCTTTTGGCTGTTATTGTTATTTTGGGGATTATTGCTGCGATTGCTATTCCGGCGATCGGAGGGATTATAAATAATACAGAAGCTGATGCACATGATGCTAATGGCTTGTCTCTCATTGAGTCTGCAAGATTAGCTGAAGCAAGTGGTTTAGCAATGGATGATGTGGGTGACGGAACAGATAACGGATACACTATGGATACTCTAGTAACTAACACTTTCTTAGATGCAGTTCCACAAGATCCTGAAGGTGATGGAGGTTATGATAGTGGCTTTGTAGAAATAGCAACGGGTGATGATGGAGTCACTTATACTGTTACCCTAGTTGGATCTGATGGAACTACTAACAGAGTTAATGCTCAAACTAAAACCCAATTATCGAATTAGATCTGTATGATTATAAGAGGAGGACATAATAACCAAGTCCTCCTCATTTACTTAAGGGGAAAATAAATCAAATGCTCAATATATATATGTTTATTACCGGTACCATACTTGGCTCTTTTTTCAACGTCGTCGGCCTACGCTTACCAAAAAACATCCCATTCACAACCTCACGCTCTGCTTGCCCTCACTGTTCCACACCTCTGCAAGCGAGAGACTTAATTCCGCTCTTCTCTTACCTCATAGCTAAAGGTAAATGTAGACACTGTCAGCATTCGATTTCCGTTACATACCCACTCGTTGAACTGATCACAGGGTTCCTTTTTTTAGTTGCATATTTGTATCTAGGCTTATCATGGGAATTCGCAGGGGCTAGTCTGCTAATTTCTCTGGCGGTTATAGTGACAGTGAGTGATTTCCACTACATGTTGATCCCGAATAAACTGTTACTTTTCTTTGCGGCAACCTTTGTTATTTACCGAACTATTAGTCCATTGCAGCCATGGTATGACTCAATTTTTGGTGCACTAGCCGGATTTGTCATCATCTTTCTAATTATTCTAGTGAGCAGAGGTGGCATGGGAGCGGGGGATATGAAACTGTTAGGAACGTTAGGAATTCTGTTGGGTTTTAAATTAACGTTGCTTACTTTATTTTTAGCCACTTTAATTGGGACGGTTGTCAGTCTGACTTTATTGGCCTTCAAAGTGATTGGAAGGAAAGATCCCTTTCCATTTGGACCATCCATTGTGCTCGCTGCGGTCATTAGTTATCTTTACGGCTTTGACCTCTTGCGATTTTATTATGATACGTTTTTCTTATAGGAGGAGAGTCTTTTGTTTCGTTTTTTTAAATCAAGCGGCCGGGTGAACTTCGTTATAAAAAACCACTGCATTCGATATGTGTTTTCAAAATCAGAGAATGCATGGGAGATCGATGACACTGGTGAAATCGTTCTCCCTCCTCATATTATGGAGGACGGGAAAATCAAAGACTCCAGGGGAGCTTATGAGAATTGTTGATAGCTTCATTGAAAATAAAGGGTGGAGCAACAAACGACTCTATTTCACTGTACCGGATCACTCGGTTGTAGTTCGACCTTATGAAGTGCCCGTTCACTTGAAGAATGATGAGATCAAAGGTTACTTATATATGCAATTGGGGGAAACCCTGCATCTTCCTTTTGATGACCCTGCATTCGATTATAGTGTCCTCAGTGAAAATGAGGAAAAGAAAAAGCTGCTTCTCTTCGCTTTTCCAGAAGAACAGATTCGAGTGCTGGACCAGGTATTCAGAGGTGCCAAGCTGAAAACGAAAGCGGCTGATATTAGTGCGCTGTCTATTTATCGTTTATACGAGTATTTGGATTTAACCGTAGACGGAGAACATTTACTGTTGATCGATTGGAATTTGGATGGTTGTGTGCTGACGGTCTTTAACGAACACTTGCCGGCATTTATCAACCATACAAGAAGTCCGCTTCCTATGACGTTATGGAAAAGAGAAAACGGCTGCTACCTATGGCAAGGGGATGAAGAAGGTCCAACCGAATTTACTTATGATCAGGTAAATGAAGTAGAAAGAATTATGGATTTTTATAAATTCTCTGTAATGAATGGTGAAGCCTCGGTATCCAAAGTGCTTCTTACAGGAGATTGGCCGGAGAATGAACGGGTAAGGGAGTTGCTTGAAGAAAGAGGGATCCAGGTCGCTGCTTTGAAAGATGCAGACGTATTCTTGGATGCAGACCAATCTTCAAGCGTTGAATATATGGATGCGATTGGATTATCCATCAAGCCTTAAAGGATGGAGGGGATGAGAGAATGGTAGTAGAAATTAATTTACTGGAACAAAAAGAAAAGAGAAATATCCTCCCGTATCTAGTTGTCGCTTTCTTTGCTCTCCTTTTATTAATTATGTCAATCGTATTCAATGCTCAAAAGTCAACCCTGGTCGAAGAATCTTATCATTTGGATGAGCAGATCTCACAGGTACAGATTGAACAGGAAAGCTTTGCAGCGACATCTGGAGGAGAAGGGACCGAAAGAGAACAGTTGAAGAATTCTCTTGAGCAGCTGAAGGGTACGGTTATTCCTACGATCCCTGTGCTCGAGGGTCTTGTATCTTTGCTCCCGGAGCGAGGATTCTTTGAATCGTTCGCTTTAACAGGAGCGTCTGAAATAACCGTGAATGTAAGGTTTGACACTATCCAGGAAGCGGCTAAATACATGGATATCCTTCTTCAACAATCATTTATCTCTGACGTTGAATTAGCAGGGGTAGATACAGAAGTTGTGGATGATACAGAGGACCTATACGATTATCAACCCCGTTATATTGCGAGTTATTATATCGTTCTTGAGGAATCTATGCTCGCTACTGAGGGGGTGTCTACCCAATGAAAGTCGAATGGAATCGTTCGAGATTATGGGGCATCATTGCTGGAGTTGTCCTTATCATAGCGTTTTACATACTAGGTCAAAGAGTCATTTTGGATCCATACCAGGAGCGGGTGGCAGAAAAGGAAGCGACCTTAGCTCAAGAGCAAAAAATCCTCTCTGCCATAGAGAATAACCAGGAAGAAAGTGATCGAGAACAAATTCTCAGTTCCCGTACAATTCAGCAGCAATTGCCAGTCATTCCTCTCATCGACCAAATGTTGATCGGTCTGGACCGGGCAGAGAATGCTTCTACAAGTTTGATCACCAGTATAGGTATTGCTGATTCTGAGTCATCCGTATCTATTTTACAACAAGAAGATGAATTGAAAATGAATGGTGAAAATGATGAAAGTGAAGAGGTTGTAGATCTACAGAGTGATGAGCCCGTGGAAGATGAGGCTGGGCAAAGGATTGAAGGGCTGCATACCCTTCAGTTCAATGTAGATGTGACTTCTGAAAACTATGATGAAATGGTTTCATTTATGAAAGAGATTCAATCGTTATCACGGGTCATACAAATCGAGTCGATCCAGTTTGATGCACCGGAGAGCGAGAATGAACTTGGCTATTCCATCGTTATGAATAGTTATTATCAGCCATTATATGCCAATCTTGCTAATGAAGCGCCACAATACCATTATGGTGGAAGTTCGAACAAGGTGGACCCTTTTGCTATCGAACAGTGGGATAATCTGAAACCATCTGCATCTACAAGAACTGAGGAAACAGATCAAGAAGAGTCTTTGGATGAAGAAGGTCGTGATCGAGTAGAAGAAAACGAGGAAGAATCCTCCGGTTCAGAAGCTGAAAGTCAATTGTAAGCCGAAATTGTCGAAGGACTACTGACAAATTTCAGCGTCGTTTTCAAAACTGCTGTGATAGGGTTGGAACAAACCTTGCAGGAGTGATCAAACCATGGATTCCAAAAATAAGATCTCCATCTCATTTAGGAACGAACATCAGCAGGAAACAAAACATGAAGTTGTTCGGACACAAAAGGAACAGGCCGCTGCCATAGAGGAAGATAAGGAAGATGAACGTCCCGCTACACGGGTGTACCACATTCCTTTTAAAAAGAAACGCTTTTCTTCAACACCGGTGAGGCCGATAATCACTACCGCTCTAACCGCACTATTTGTTAGTCTTGGTCTTGGTTTCTTGCTACTTCGAATGTTTGTATCTTTAACGGATTCATCCACTACAGATTCAGAAACCGCTCCGGTGTCGGGGGAAACAAATGCAGAAACGGAAGTGGTCACTTCTCAAGAGGCGCCTATGTCTGAGCTTCCAAGTGGTCCTACGCAAACGTTTGATACATATATCGTTCAAGCGGGGGCCTTTTCAACGGAGGGAAAGGCGAATGAATGGCAGAGTAAGTTGACAGCTCTTCTTGTACCTTCACTGGTTTGGCAAAGGGATGGTCAATATTTCTTGTTTGTTGGGAGTGCACCGAATAAACAGGAAGCGGATCAAATTGCTGATCGACTTGCAGGAAAGAGCATTGAGACTTATGTAAAGCCATTTGTTGTTACGGTCGATAAAGAAATACCTCAAGAGTTGACCACCGCAATAGATACCCATGAAATGGGGAGTTTGTCAGAGAATGAAAGAATGAAGCTTATGGATGAAGTGGGTAAGAATACATCACTTGGACAAGCGTTGAATGAATGGGAATCCCAGGATGATACGAATATTAATTGGCTAAAAGTTGCTCAATCATTAGAATAAGGAAAACAACACGTGATATTCTATAAAAAAAGAGTTTTCTAATTAGAAAACTCTTTTTTTATATTATTTTCTTGAAGAAAAAGATTCTTTCTATAATCCTCGGTTTTATGGAAATCTTGTAGAATAGAAAAAGCCCCATGTTTAGAAAGGATGATATTAGAATGAAGCGCTTAGTTTTAGGGTCCCAGTCTCCCAGAAGGAAGGAACTGCTCGAGCTTGCAGGATATCAGTTTGATGTCCGTCCTTCCTATGCTGATGAAGTAATTGAGGAAGGGATGTCACCTGAGGAAGCCGTCCTTCACTTAACGAGGTTAAAGGCTGAAAACGTAAAGGTGGGGGAGAGTGAAGTGCTCCTCACTTCTGATACTGTCGTCGTTTACAATGGTGAAATCCTGGGGAAACCAAAGGATAATCAAGATGCAAGGAAGTATCTAAGAACTTTAAGTGATACGACACACGAGGTTTATACAGGGGTTTGTTTAAAGACAGATCAAACAGTGGATATGTTTCATGTTAAGACAGAAGTGACCTTTTACATGTTGTCAGAGGATGAGATCGATGCCTATATCAGGACCGGGGAGGCCTGGGATAAGGCTGGTGGATACGGCATCCAAGGCAAAGGATCTTTGTTTGTAGAAAAAATTCATGGAGACTATTACAGTGTAGTCGGTCTGCCGCTGTCAAGAGTGGCACGTGAACTTAAGAGGTTAGGCATTTTCCCTGAGTAACTCCTTCTAGCATGGGGACTTAGAAGGAAAGGATGCGGATCATTGACCCAGACGAGTGTTATGATTAAGGATGTTCCGAGGCAAGACCGCCCAAGGGAGCGGCTGATTGAACTCGGAGCTTCTCATTTATCGAATCAGGAATTGTTTGCCATTTTGTTAGGAAGCGGGACGAAACGTGAGTCCGTCATGGAGCTCTCCAACCGGCTTCTAGTCCATTTTGAAGGGATCATGCTTCTTAAAGATGCAACCATTGAAGAGCTGACTGCTATTCGCGGGATTGGATCAGCAAAAGCTGTTTTGCTTCTGGCAGCAATTGAATTAGGAAAACGCATGCAAAAAATGAAGCCTGTGGAACGTTATATGATCAGAAGTCCAGAAGATGGGGCAGACTTTATCATGGAAGAAATGAGAGATTTGAAGCAGGAGCACTTCATCTGTTTGTTTTTAAACACGAAAAATCAGGTCCTCCATCGACAAACCATCTTTATCGGCAGCTTGAATGCTTCGATTGTCCATCCTAGAGAGGTGTTCAAAGAAGCGGTGAAAAGGTCTGCCGCCTCTATTATTTGCGCTCACAACCATCCTTCTGGAGACCCAACTCCATCACAAGAAGATATCCAAGTGACACGCAGGTTAAAAGAATGCGGAAAGATGATTGGCATCGAATTGCTGGATCATCTTGTCATTGGTGATCGCAAATTCATTAGTCTTAAAGAAAAAGGCTATTTGTAACACTATCTATTTTTGTGGATTTTTCGTATAATTGAATAGATGAAAAAGAAAAAGCGCCATTTATAGGATCTCCTTATAAATAGGCGCTTCTTCTAATCATGATTCTATATAGATGCCTAACCCCCGTTGATAGGAAAACGGGTTTTAGAAAGGAAGATATTATTGGGGATTTTTGGATTCTCTCAAGATTTAGGAATTGATTTGGGCACTGCAAATACTCTTGTCTTTTTGAAAGGTAAAGGAGTCATTGTTCGAGAGCCTTCAGTTGTTGCCAAAAATACACAAACTGGTGAAATTGAAGCTGTCGGAAATGATGCACGAAACATGATCGGGCGAACGCCAGGTTACATAAATGTTATCCGACCGATGAAGGATGGCGTAATTGCCGATTATGATACCACTGCTCAAATGATGAAATA
This window harbors:
- a CDS encoding type IV pilus twitching motility protein PilT; the encoded protein is MREKFDQLLTVANGYEASDIHLTVGVPPIFRIHGQLRKYGKTPLKPVDTDGMAKAILSDDLHQQLLSNREVDVSYGIAGVSRFRINIYYQRNCLSMAVRIVPREIPSIEDLHMPQVLKKISGYAQGLVLVTGPTGSGKSTTLASMVDYINQSARKHIITLEDPIEYTHNHKNCIVDQREVGFDTRNFANGLRSCLRQDPDVILVGELRDFETISTALTAAETGHLVFGTLHTTNAPDTIDRIIDVFPPNQQGQVRVQLANVLQAIVSQRLFRRLDKQGRRAAVEVLLNTPAVKNLIRNEKIHQIENVMQTSGAQHMQTLEMSIQELLREKVIDERDAAPYMKEGGF
- a CDS encoding type II secretion system F family protein; this translates as MPYYSYQGRSLLGKAQKGRLRANSRKEAVMSLKERGITISEIKEIDSIFLKDIQIGNPVKPKDFVIYLRQFSTLMRAGISLLESTKILAKQSNSRALSEALYDISEQLESGRSFSEAAGSHSKIFSNLFINMVRAGEVGGNLDDILERLAVYYEKQYDTRQKIISALTYPLVVGLIAIGIVIFLLTFVVPRFASMFDTMGGELPWITQLTLSMSQFFQNYWYAAILIPALFIVIFKLLVDRNPKLQYTVDVLKLKIPVFGPLIQKAALVRMTSTLSSLMNSSVPILKSLQVTQNVVENKVVERAIMNSYKSLEKGNNLSDPLRQYPIFPPLVIQMMAVGEETGSLDYMLSKVAEFYESELEYTTDRLKTLIEPLMILVLALVVGGIVAAIAVPMFSIFDTIN
- a CDS encoding prepilin-type N-terminal cleavage/methylation domain-containing protein, coding for MKKLREMLKNEKGFTLIELLAVIVILGIIAAIAIPAIGGIINNTEADAHDANGLSLIESARLAEASGLAMDDVGDGTDNGYTMDTLVTNTFLDAVPQDPEGDGGYDSGFVEIATGDDGVTYTVTLVGSDGTTNRVNAQTKTQLSN
- a CDS encoding prepilin peptidase codes for the protein MFITGTILGSFFNVVGLRLPKNIPFTTSRSACPHCSTPLQARDLIPLFSYLIAKGKCRHCQHSISVTYPLVELITGFLFLVAYLYLGLSWEFAGASLLISLAVIVTVSDFHYMLIPNKLLLFFAATFVIYRTISPLQPWYDSIFGALAGFVIIFLIILVSRGGMGAGDMKLLGTLGILLGFKLTLLTLFLATLIGTVVSLTLLAFKVIGRKDPFPFGPSIVLAAVISYLYGFDLLRFYYDTFFL
- the pilM gene encoding type IV pilus biogenesis protein PilM — encoded protein: MRIVDSFIENKGWSNKRLYFTVPDHSVVVRPYEVPVHLKNDEIKGYLYMQLGETLHLPFDDPAFDYSVLSENEEKKKLLLFAFPEEQIRVLDQVFRGAKLKTKAADISALSIYRLYEYLDLTVDGEHLLLIDWNLDGCVLTVFNEHLPAFINHTRSPLPMTLWKRENGCYLWQGDEEGPTEFTYDQVNEVERIMDFYKFSVMNGEASVSKVLLTGDWPENERVRELLEERGIQVAALKDADVFLDADQSSSVEYMDAIGLSIKP
- a CDS encoding PilN domain-containing protein; its protein translation is MVVEINLLEQKEKRNILPYLVVAFFALLLLIMSIVFNAQKSTLVEESYHLDEQISQVQIEQESFAATSGGEGTEREQLKNSLEQLKGTVIPTIPVLEGLVSLLPERGFFESFALTGASEITVNVRFDTIQEAAKYMDILLQQSFISDVELAGVDTEVVDDTEDLYDYQPRYIASYYIVLEESMLATEGVSTQ
- a CDS encoding SPOR domain-containing protein, with amino-acid sequence MDSKNKISISFRNEHQQETKHEVVRTQKEQAAAIEEDKEDERPATRVYHIPFKKKRFSSTPVRPIITTALTALFVSLGLGFLLLRMFVSLTDSSTTDSETAPVSGETNAETEVVTSQEAPMSELPSGPTQTFDTYIVQAGAFSTEGKANEWQSKLTALLVPSLVWQRDGQYFLFVGSAPNKQEADQIADRLAGKSIETYVKPFVVTVDKEIPQELTTAIDTHEMGSLSENERMKLMDEVGKNTSLGQALNEWESQDDTNINWLKVAQSLE
- a CDS encoding Maf family protein, with translation MKRLVLGSQSPRRKELLELAGYQFDVRPSYADEVIEEGMSPEEAVLHLTRLKAENVKVGESEVLLTSDTVVVYNGEILGKPKDNQDARKYLRTLSDTTHEVYTGVCLKTDQTVDMFHVKTEVTFYMLSEDEIDAYIRTGEAWDKAGGYGIQGKGSLFVEKIHGDYYSVVGLPLSRVARELKRLGIFPE
- the radC gene encoding RadC family protein gives rise to the protein MIKDVPRQDRPRERLIELGASHLSNQELFAILLGSGTKRESVMELSNRLLVHFEGIMLLKDATIEELTAIRGIGSAKAVLLLAAIELGKRMQKMKPVERYMIRSPEDGADFIMEEMRDLKQEHFICLFLNTKNQVLHRQTIFIGSLNASIVHPREVFKEAVKRSAASIICAHNHPSGDPTPSQEDIQVTRRLKECGKMIGIELLDHLVIGDRKFISLKEKGYL